TCATTTCCGCTCTCGGCCGAATCATGCTCGTCGGCATTTTCTTGATGAGTGCCGTCGCCAATAAGATTCCGCAGTTCAACGCCGTGGTCGAGAAGATGACCGAGGAAGGAATTCCGAACGCTCGTTATATGTTGATGGGTGCCATCGCATTTCTGATTATCGGCAGCTTATCGGTCATGCTCGGTTATAAGGCCCGCGTCGGTGCGCTGCTGCTGGCGGTGTTTCTCGGCATGGCGACTTACTACTTCCACGACTTTTGGACCTTCGCTCAAGACTCGACTGAGTTTAAGACCGAAATGGGAAACTTCATCAAGAATTCGTCCATCATGGGCGCGCTCTTCTTCATCATCGCCAACGGCTCCGGCGCAGGGAGCGTCGATCGACGCAAAGTGACGATCGTCGTCTAACGAGGCTCGCGCGCCGGCTAAGTTCGGATGCGGCGTGAAGTGGAAAGTTTCGTCGGCGCGCCTAACATTCTTTTGCGCGCGGGCGAAATCAAGACGGCCGCGTCGTCACTTCACGCCGAGAGCGCTCTCAACGAACGCATCGATCTCGGTCGATCTTGAATCGATTTCTTCGTAAAGGAAGATCGAATGAGCGCTCGTAAACAGCTCTATTTCGGCGCGGCGTTGGTTTGCGCGGCGCTCGGTTGCACGACGAAGGACGAAGTCCACACGACCGTGATCGCGGAGCCCGCCTCGCTGCCGGCGATCGGACGGGTAAGTGTCCCGTCGGAGCAATTGCCGACGAATGCGGATGGCTTGGCAGCGCCTCCATCGGAAGTGCAAGTCGCTGCGACCGGCGAGCCGAGCGATAAGACGAAGTCGGCATCGGAGCCTGCACGTCGCAAAGGTTTGGCAAGCATCCTCCCTGCATCGGCGTCGTCGACG
This Planctomycetia bacterium DNA region includes the following protein-coding sequences:
- a CDS encoding DoxX family protein, with product MSAIQGLISALGRIMLVGIFLMSAVANKIPQFNAVVEKMTEEGIPNARYMLMGAIAFLIIGSLSVMLGYKARVGALLLAVFLGMATYYFHDFWTFAQDSTEFKTEMGNFIKNSSIMGALFFIIANGSGAGSVDRRKVTIVV